One Procambarus clarkii isolate CNS0578487 unplaced genomic scaffold, FALCON_Pclarkii_2.0 HiC_scaffold_135, whole genome shotgun sequence genomic region harbors:
- the LOC138360960 gene encoding cytochrome c-like — protein MVEREKGKKIFMQRCAQCHTVELNGKHKTGPNLNGLFGRQTGQASGYIYTYANKAKSITWDKDNLDIYLTNPKKFIPGTKMVFVGLKKKNERADLIAYLETSTK, from the coding sequence atggttgagagggaaaaaggtaagaagatctttatgcagaggtgtgcacagtgtcacactgttgaatTAAACGGCAAGCACAAAACTGGACCAAATCTAAATGGCCTCTTCGGCCGCCAAACTGGTCAGGCTTCTGGCTATATTTACACTTATGCCAACAAGGCCAAGAGTATCACGTGGGACAAAGATAATCTGGATATCTACTTGACCAACCCCAAGAAATTTATTCCAGGCACAAAGATGGTGTTCGTTGGtcttaagaagaagaatgagcgtgcagacttgattgcttacctggaaacctccaccaagtag